ACAGGATACCTATGGTCCCTCATCCCAAAACAGTGCTGGGAAAACAAAATGATCAAATCCAGAGCCCAGCCATTCATTTCAATCATTAACTGCATATATTGTAAATAAGAATGTTAGTAGGAAAAAAACACCAATAATGTCCAAAGTTTGGCTGAATGATTGTTGACCTCCCCACAGTTCCAGAGTATTCTGATCCTTTACGCTAAATAAAAATAGACAATGGTACCATAATGGTTGACATAAAGCACACATGAATCAAACAATAGCATATTGTCTGTTGATTTCAACATGGAGAATGACAGGAACACGCAAAACTTAATTAAGTAATATAGTTTCTGTTTGTTACTACTGAATGCTGGGAATGTAACAGACAGACTGTTTAATGCATCTGAGGTACAGGTATGAGATAGATGATctgagaaaaaaacaacttCTGCATACGTCTGTTTGTACGAACTCAGAAGAACAAAGGAGCACTGGTTGGCCATTGCAGACCTGCTATGCAACACGTATGTTTATAGCGACATAGAAAGTAAAATGAGGCCACTGAGGCGGGCCGCTCTTCTTTTTATATAACTGGAAATCTCACAGACGGCTTAATGTGCTCCCGTGTGTAACCAGCTTATCAACAATCCACTTATCCTTAGGTATTTGCTTCACATGAGTGTGGTTACACTGAAATTTACACTGACAAAAATGTGAGGTTTTGATAACCGCACAGGAAATAACAAAACAGATAAATGcatgactggcatcccatccagggtgtgctcTGAGCTTCCTGGGCTCCAGCCCCAGACCAGGATGAGTAATGAATGTGTTTACTTACATGCATTACacatataaatgaaataaataaaaattaccGGGTCATACTACAATACACTCGATACTGATCATATGCGAGAAGATATTTCGCTAAATGTTATCAGTAGAGAGTTTCCCGAAGTCTGagaaaaatgattaaaatttatTACGTCCTCAATGTAAACCACAGGCCCCAGTTTTGAGCAATGTAGTGTGAATTATCAGTTGCACTAaccaatatttattaatattattaatagatatttttcagatatttattaatattattaatagaaTGCCTCAGAAGTCTAAAGAATTCGACTCCATCAAGAAACAAAAACCTAAAAGAGCAGAAAAGTgggcaggaaaaaaacagaatgtgcCTGCAATCTCAATTTAATAATTCATATTCCTTCAATTCCATTCCTCATTTGAGCACGATATTAATAATCTATCAGCATTGCCAATCTTCAGTCACTTGCTTCAACTTGGAGAAGTTGGGTTACGTGGGGCAGACATATGCCAGGAAGAGCCTGAACTTTACTTTGCATTATCTCATTAACGCCTTTATCCTACTAACTCAATTTcctgttattttgtgttttttcctaTTTCAAATATGAATAAATGTGGGGCATTTTTAATGCGGCCATTTTTCTTTGGTCCTCCAGTGCCTGGAAGATCAATAGCAAATCACCAGTCCTTAATCCATTAATAAATGACTTGAATTTTAGTGGACAGTTGACCTCGTAAAAGCCCTCCTGTAATATGCCTACAGCAAAGTAGCTTGAGACATCGGAAACCATTTCTTTTGCAATACCCCCCTAGGTTGCAGATCCACGATGTTAAGATTTTCACATAGCAAAATTCTGTCTCTCTTCTTTCAAGAAAGCTGCAATCGAGTGGAATGTGTGGACTGTGGAAGCCTCTGGACCTTTTTGTCGAGAGAATTTACAGTCACATTGCAGAGAAACCTGGAAGTTAGCCTATAGACCAGAAGTAGCTTTTACAATTGGCCATTTTATAAACCACTTGGAACTACGTTGTTCATGCTTTCTAAAAGATAAACCTCACTTCCGCAAATATACTTCCCAAGAATACTCTATAATTTCCTTTGTACTTCTGAAGTACCGTTTCAGAAACATAACAATGTATATATACATTGGCTTCCGGAGAAAATATATTGCAGTTAATTAACATTTCCCAATGGATAAAAGTCATTTAAGTACTGAATTACTTTAATAATGGCAGAGGCATATGCTAAAATGCAACAAGAATAAGTCCTTTCAATATTTACAAAGTAAAGAAATCATTTAGGGTGGTGAGGAaagaaattcaaataaaaaacaaacaaagtaCAGTATTGGTGCAAATAACCAAGTTTTTTATTAAAACTTTTTGGTTTCCATTATTCTTGATAGTGAGTGCCAAAGTAACATAACTGCCGAGTCTTATTATACTCCAGAAAAGGACAACAAGGTACTGTACTGAGACAAATTCAAAGAAGAAATTTGCTGAATTTCCAGTAACTTCTTATCACACCAAGAGAACTCCAATCAGATCGAACCACaataacacaacaaaatatTTCCACATCATACACTGTCAAATGGGCACGATTTTGTTTAAACGGATGGCGAGTGTCCGTGCAGACGGACTGGCAGGTAGCAATGCATCCTTTGTCTTCTCTTCCTTGTTTCTGAGTGtgcaatcaaaaataaaatccacTGACTGAACCACATTCATGCGTGTTAATTTTATCTGcatatcaaacaaaaaaaagttgcaAATTCCAAGAATTAAacaatggttaaaaaaaaaaactaaattcagCGTGGAAATTGGATTGAAAGCATTTTGGAGGTTGCCGGAAGCCTCGCTAGGTGGAAGCATGGCTCCCTGGAGGTTTTGGGCACACCCTCGCTCTTTCCCCCATGGTCGTGTGGAGGTGTGTGCAGAAGACACCAAGACCGAATCAGACCCAAATGAAAGCAGGCCAAGACATAAGCAAGGGTGCCAGGACCTCCAAACAGACTGCTAGTCAGTAGTTTTCGTTCATCGTTGCTTTAAAAATGGGAtaaactgcttttttttttttttttgcttttaccAAAGTTATACAGCTAAAATAAGTGAAAAAGAAGGCAATGCTTGTGGAATGTACAGTGCATGGTGAAGCCTCAGTCTTCACGATGACTCGGCCTGCTTCTCCTGTTCGATGGCTGCAAGAAACAAAGCAAGGCATTAGTTTCTCCAGAAAACCATCATCAAAGCCTTCAAAACACGCAGTTATGTACATATGAAAAGATTTTTTAAACGCATAAAATTCCTTAAAGTCTACCAGACCGAAATAATAGAATTTCTAGCAACTTCTGCGGCAGGAACAAAGGGAAAGTCTAAGATCATAAAATTTGCTATTAAGTGTATTGTGCAATCTTACTTTCTTTCGAGGGCAAGGGATTTTTCTCCTGAGTCTCGGTCTTTTTCAGCTTACTCTTGTCAAAGCTGGTGACCTCTTCCAGGTTCGGTTTGTCAGACATACTTGCTGAGTATCTAATCAAGCGTTTTAAATACACAAAAGATTAACATTAAACAGGTCCGTTCGTCTCCGCAATCTCCAAGTGCACGACAGTCTGTAAGATTTGCATCATATGAGCAATACATGGACGAAGAGGGACAAAGGAACAAGGGACAAAAGAATGATTGTATTTCTAAGATACAGAGATAATTTACATAACAATTCAAGTTCACATGCTGGGAAAGAAAACCTGCGGCGAATGAGGGTATGGCAAATGCGTCTATTTCTTTGATtgtagattaaaaaaataacggGGAAAAAATCTTAACAAATTTCATTAAAAACTCAATTCGCATGCATggatgaaaaataaaaagaaaaaatctccTTCAAAGTTGAGTGCTTCCTGTTAACAAAAAGACTGTCCCGCAGTCTAAGGAACCACCGCCCAGCTCAGCGGACAGCCAGGTTTCTAACGGGAATCCTATTGTACACCATATTGTCTCCAAGACACGGGTAAAATATACTCTTCAATGTAATGTTTACGATTATTTTTCACAGCAAAATACTTATCACCATCTTTACCTTTAAGTACATATATATCTTTTATTCCAATCGGTTGTTTTATTGTCGTCCTTGTGAAAATATGCATCGATGACCATACCACATTTTATAGCAAAAAATCTAATACATCTATGTGAGACTCCACTGTCTAATGcctatatatgaatatattatcGTGCATGtgttttataatatatatatatatttatatatccttTATGACTCACCAAGTTCGATGCACCAAGATACAGATTCTTCTCAGACGTCTTGCTGCAGCAGACTGAGACGCCTCGCTCGCGCTAACGGAATATACTGTGTGATATGCAAATGAGATGCGTTACGTCACCAGGCACTCCAGGAAAGACTAAAGGAAAGTCTATATTTTAAAGCCTCAAGTCATTTTGCGAGCTGAAATCATACTCATATATGTTTAAccacatatatttatataacccAATAATCTTTTATCTGCTTACATACtttttagaagaaaaaaaaatgctcgtTTACTTAAAGGTGTTATTGACGACATCTTGTGGGGGCTGATGGTAAACTTAGTCTACTGATTATATCTGTGTATgtggtatacagtatgtattatacaTACAGGTCCAGACAAAAGTAGCACTTAGAGTGAGTCACATGCTTCATTCTGCTGCTATTTGAACGTGTGATTCTCTCCCAGACACCAAATAAGGCAACTGTtataatattcatttttaatggaGGCGTCTTTTCAAAGGAAAAGTACCACTGGCGACATGGAAGAGAGGGCGAACATTTAACTGATATCTCAGAAGCATGTGATTAATGATTCTGAAGTTCTTTCCCCATTTGTTAAAGACACGTCCTTGTGATCAGGGAGTGGAGGATCTGATATCTGCACAGTCACTGTTATGCCATCTGAACAATCCTCTTTTATCTCAGGGCAATGACAAAACTGCGATTAGAAAATGGTTGATTGCTGTCCACGTATAGGCCTATGTGGTCATTCTGTCTGGAAGCTGTAGGATTTTTTCTGGCTAACTTCCTGCGTACTTTTCACTTGGACAGCAGAGACTACACTATCCTCTTCGTTTTGCTCAGCACAGAGCAAACTGTGACGATTACAAAGCTTCTCAATTTCCAATCGGTAGGGCTTTGAGTTTACAGAGTAccacagacagaaattaaagcTATAGTAGTAGCTTTACTTCAGTTGGTAAGTGCAAGCAATGGAACGCAAACCATCTGCTTTCATGACAGGTACAGCAAAGAGACGTCATCTGAGGACCATAATAGACcaactttaaaaatatttaacataCCTCAAAAGTGTCTTTTAAAGCTCTGTTTGCTCTGGAGaatccattctctcacacatatTTTTTATATGATTTTAAAGTCATACATT
This window of the Paramormyrops kingsleyae isolate MSU_618 chromosome 1, PKINGS_0.4, whole genome shotgun sequence genome carries:
- the LOC111846862 gene encoding thymosin beta-11, which codes for MSDKPNLEEVTSFDKSKLKKTETQEKNPLPSKETIEQEKQAESS